TCTATGAATATTAAAATACATTTAATGCAGAAACAGGTTTAGTGGACGTTTAGCAAGCGTTTATGTAGTTCGTTAAGGCGGTCTTTTCAGCTTGGTCGACGCTGAGCTTGTAGTGGTATTTAACGTGAATCCAGGCCCGGACATAGGTGCATCTGTAGCTGGCGAGGGGGACCATCCACTCGGCGGGATCTGGTAAATCAAGTCAATGGGTATATCGAAATCCGATGGAGATTAGCACTAACCCTTATCACCTGTTCGGGCGAGGATAACAAACgataagagaaaaaaaactcgTCAGTGATCGGTAATGAAAAGAGAGGTACCGAGGCGCATCGTTACTCACCCTTAGCCTGGTTTAGTCTGCAATAAGAAGATCGTCAGCCAAAGTATAAATTAGTATAGACCAAGACATACGAGTCAGTAACAGCAATAAGCTGGGGGCGGACGAGGTCGTTTGCAAAGGCCTCGCGCTGCGCGTTGGTCCAAGTGCGCGCACCCGACACCCAAGCTTCCTTCAAAGGAACGACATGATCCTATCAGAATAACGTAGCACGGTCAGTTAACATGAGGATATAAGAGGGGACAGGTGGACGGATCGCACAATATCGAGGTCGCTGGCCAGGTTAGTGGGTACGTTGTCGTAAGGCGACACCCAGCTTCCAGAGGTAGCCGCACAGTTGCTGCCGACCACCACATTGGTTCCATCCCGCTTCAACACGGCTGCAAAGTGTAAATGTAAGTCAATGAATAATTcagaaaagagaaaacgtAAACAGGCGCACTCTCTCGGGTGTTGCAGGAACCGGAGACTGTCGAAAATGGATTAATAGCGGGTCTTCAGAATAATTAGGGATGGCGAAGTCACCAGTGGTCCAGTGCTTGAAGAGATCCCGGTTATAAGCGGGCGAGTTAGACTCAGCCTCCACGGTCACTAATCAAATAACTCAGCAATCCACCAAAGTTATCACAAAAGTCGTCTGTGAAAACTCACAAGCAGCCAGGTAGGTTTTGGCGGTGGCGACGCTGACGGGCGTGGGCAAAGCACGGGGAAGCACACTAGCCACTGATGACGAAATAGCAGCGGCAACAGCAAGAACAGAAAGCAGAGAAGTGCGCATTATTGCCCGAGTACCGTGGAGGAGAGCTTGTGGAAAGGCCGGTCGACAAAGAAAGCGAGTCATGTTGGTTCAATGGCTTTTATACCATAATGTTATCCAGCATGCAACGGCGGCAGAGATGATGTTGAGAAGGCACAGGccaagtcaaaaaaaattaatcGCAGAGTCATACAGCGCATTAGAGTGCCAGTGTGGGGTGGTCGAACAGCGACACGCTGGAGAGATATCTTATCAACCGTGCGCAGGAAAATGCCATGTGCGTCTAATGGTGGTTTTCTGCCATCCACGAAGTAACGCTGGCCCCGAATATCATGCTGGATCGAGCAAAGAAGTGGGTTAGTGGCATGTGTGGTAGAAAAGATAAGACCATGGTATGGATGGTCATTTGACCATCGTGGTTGGTGGAAGAAGCGAGTCTTGGCGCCCACTAAAAACGTTGTTTGTGCAAGTTTGCTAACTTTATCGAACGTTGCAGCGTTGCCCAACTGTCCCCGAAATAAAGGCACCAATACCCATCCAGCTTGATATTGTCATTAGCACCTAGGCCACCATTGGTTAATTACTGGGACAAGCTCATCACCGACCGATAATGTGTCAATTTTAACGAATCTTACACTCCGTGAGTAGCATTGCCTCAGGTTGAATAGCccgctgatgatgatgtattGTATTGGACAGTTCCAATCTATTAATGATGCGTATTATTATAATACGATGTTACAGATGCTATAGTAGGTTAGGTTTATGTACACTCAGAACTCTTCGTCCCTAAGAAAACCAAGATCCAGCACTGAAGATGTGGCCAACGACTCTCGCACAGCGAACGTGATCCGCCCTAATCTCGGTCCTCTGATGCGGTTACTTCTCATATCGGAGTTGCGCCTATGTGGCAGCTGTTTATCTCTGGCTGAATCTTTTCCTTTATCTCTCGCAGGGATCCCGCCGCGCCCGTCATATCTTCTTTCGTCGAATCTCAGCCTCCCCATCGTCAAACGCTCTTCAATCTCCCAGGTAGTCTCGATTCCATGTTGATTGTACGCATCGTCCGTGACCACATCGTCATAGTCATAGTCGTCATCGATATAGTCGTCTTCATCTCCGCTAAACCCACTAGCAAAGTCTTGACCATCGTAAGACGCTACTAGCCGCGGGCCCTTCATGGGTACACGATAGTGCAGGTAGTAGACCATAGATAAATATATTCGAGTAACCTGTTGAATGTCAGGGGTAAATACGATCAGTCTAGGTAGATGCGACTGACTGTGATGGGATAGAGAGCCATCATAAACCTTCTCCATGAATCAGAATATATATTTTGAGGATACCCTTGCTCTACTCACGGAATAGCAAAGGACTGTAGGGGACCAGTAAACATGACTATCATAACCACATTCGCAATCTTTGCCACTGAAGAGTGAATAACCGTTAGATATTCGTCAAGGAAAAAGGTTCAAAAACGTACAAATTCCCCTGCCATAGCGTAAGGAGAAGATGATCAGCTAACAAATCATAGGTACTCCCTTTTGCACACACAGAACTACAAAATCAAACGTTACTCACAATGTGAAGTACCACCCTCCATGGCTAATAAAGACTATCATCGTAGGCACGAGCCTTTTTACCTGCTTTATCCGGTTCCACGAGAACAAATAAAAAAACGATAGTGGGGAGGTTGCATATCCTTTATTCGCTTCCGGAGGGACACGTCCCTGTTTCGGGACGTGACTGCTAGATTTCGGAGTTGGAATATTTGATCCAGGCTCATGGGGTGATGAGTGTAACCTGACCTCTTTTGGGCTCGATAAAGCAGCTTCAGAGCGTCGTGGGGGGTATGGCATGGCCTGAGATTCTGAAAAGGGTTGAGCAAAAATTACGGGGGAGGGAGTTGATCTTGACGGTGGGTTGGAACCCAAAGACAATCGCGTGGGCGGTGAAGAGATGACATTCCTGGTTGACGTTGAAGAAGATGCAGTGGGTAATGGAGAAACTGGAGCAGAATGTTGTGTGGACCCTGAATTACGTGCAGTTACTCCTTGGGAGTCTGAAAGTACTGAATGGGGAGGCAACGATGAGGCATTCAATCGGGACGGCGATAAGGCAGGTCTGGCAGCTGAAGCTGACGCAGGGGAAGTAGCAGTACCAATATCCAGGCTACGAATTAGGTTTGCAAGAGTATTAAGCATGATAAGAAAGTACGTCGCTTGGGAGATTATAGACGGTACCCTACACATAATTATGATTTCAAGGCTCAGATGGAATAAACAATACCGGACATACCATGCGACGAGAGTAAAACGCGCAAAATTTGCAGTGAGAGACACTGGACAGCCTGTCACAGGATATGATCCGCGAGGATATACCTGGGCGGATGATACAGCCAAAACGCCAACGATAAGGCTCGTCTAAAATAGATTGTTTGAGTTATACCGAGACAAACGAAGTTAGAATCATACCGCCATTTGAACTGATTTTATGCAGAAATCAGTTCCGCATCAAGTAAGGGTAGACGAAGTCTTACTAATAAAGAGGACGGAAGTAAGAAGTAGAGCTTACGATCGGTGAGTACAAAGTTACAGATAACAGAAGGCAAGAATTAACAACTTACTACGGACATCCCAGGCGTAAACCGCATTAACTCGGATGAGAAGCATCGCATCTGGTATAAGGGTGACGATGGATGcatttctgcagaatttATAGCAAATGATGAGTTTCAGGGAGCTAAATCGTAACCTGCGAAACTTGGCCAATGGATGAAGACTTACACAAGAAGGATATAATACCAGGCTCGACAGCTATGAGGTGTGATATTAGTACCCCAAGTTCATAAATTTCCCGGAAGGCTAAAAGGGACAATACTCAACAACTAAAGATGGTACGTTTACGGAGATAATATTCAGCAGAGGGAGTGGGAAAAAGGTTCGAACCCAGTTGAGCGGCAGTGCAAAGGTCACGGGTCAAGTCAACTCACGTCAAGAGTAAGGCCGACACTCGTGTTCACTGATGGCGGTGAGTTGACAGCGTGTGTTAGATTGGGCAAGGAGTCACAAAGCAGACACAACGACCGGAGGACACGGGAAATAAAATTGTTAGTAAATGATCTAAAGAAATGACAAGTGAGGGACTCACCGCCAACATACCAACTGAAAGGGAGGGAAACGACAGGACGGTCAGAAAGCTAGTTACTGTGATGATCGTAATCGACATACGCCAAGTTTACGACCGAGAGATAACGAATGATAACATAAAGTCTTCTTGAATGGCGCCCTTTCGACGAATGCCTGGAATCACACCGATCTTGCTTAAAACACAATTTCCGACGTTTGCAAGTGATAAATCAAACCGACCATCTCTTCCAGACCAGTGTGACCTATACTCGGAATGAATACTTCAGTTGCACATCTCGAACCTGTCAAAGCTTACCTCCCTATGAAAGTTGATTACCATGTCGTAGACAACCCATGTCAGTGCCGCCACTAGAGTCCCGGGATCGTTATGGATTAGCACACGATGGTGGAGGATAATCCAACCCACCAGAGGCGAAATTGAGAAGGAGGGCATCGTGGATGAGGGTTTCAGGAGCCAGTGGAAGTAAATCTCTAGACGACTGTCGTTGCATAGGTTTGGAGTGGTCCCAGATGGATTGAATAGCGAAATTATGCATCTCCAGAGGTGCAGGATCCCGGGCAGGTTGAACTAACGCTCAGCGTGGGGGTGAAAGTGCGATACTGTGCAGCGTTAGAAATGTCAGATACCAAATTtcagagaaaacagggagtAGGGAGGCGCACAAGTGTTGGAACACAGGACAAGGTGCACTGTCATCCGTGTCCAGGTCAAATTACGATGCAAGGTACCCCCCGGCGATAACACCCGCGCAAGTcagtgagtgagtgaggaGATGTCAGTGGTCACAGTTAAACCTCCCCTTGAAGCCTCAAAGCTGATCAAACCGTGGTCCATGGCATGGACAGACCATCAAAAAGTTGACGGTACGACTAGACAGCCCTGTGACTGCATCAAAGTGGTTGAAAAGGTTTATTGATCAAATGTCCGAGGCGGCAATGAAACTGCATCCCGGCAACTCGGCTGAGCTATCATCTATGGATTGAGATAGTCCGCGCCTTGTAAGCCATCTTTTACAGCGCACTCCTCATCGTTACAATTAAATACCAAAATCAATAAATTGAATTGTTACTGAAATAGATACATTTAACCACAAAGCATTTTCGTACGTAGAAACAGCAAGAATGTTTATATTATAGTTGTAGTGAATATCCAACGTAGTGACCCGGCGAGGCACTGATTGTTATTTTTTATGTTTAACGCCAGGTGTCATTGATGGTGAAGCTCCCGGAGGCAGGTGTGGTGTTGGAGTTGTTGGGGTCGGACTCCCAGGTGACAGCCCCGTTGAATTTGCGGATGTACTTGTATTGGAATGAAGTGCTCGCAGGAAGGGACACCGTGACTAAGAATATCAAGTTAGTTTTCCGCCACTCGGTATGATGATAGCAAGTCCACTTACTACTCCAAGTAGGGTAGTTAGCTGCTGACAAAATCATGGCGTTGTCTGGAGACCAGTCCTTAAGTGCATCGAGGGACCCAGTCAAGTAGATGTTCTCTAATATTATATTACAGTTTAGGGCAAGGTTTTAATAGCTTGATGTCACTCACCGCCGAAGACTGTTGTAGCCTGTACATTAAAGGTGACCTGTACGgtaccagcaccagcagagGTTCCACAGCTCGCGGAAGCAACAAGTCCTTTAGCTCCCCATGCCTCGGGAACGACACCACTGCGGGAGGCAAAGGCTGTCAACATCGACGCATAACTCCATGTGAGATCATTAGCGCTCGTTGGGACTCCAGAAGTTTTGATAAACTGTTCGGAGAGCCCGCCATTCGATGGTGTAAACTTGGCAATAATAGCGAGAGTTCCTTCAGCGAAGTTCTGAACACCGTTGGTCAGAGTAGTGAACGTAGAGGTTGTGCTTGCGTATGTTCCAACTGCGACTGAAGAGGAGAACTGTTGGAAGAACGGGAGCGAGATACTAGTAACCTCCAGGGAGCCTTGCTTCTTCCAGACGATGAGCGCATCGTATAGCTGCTCAGCAACAGCTGCAGTGGTGAGGTACCAAGGCTAAAAGCAGTTCAGTATATAAAGCTAGGGTTGCAACGAGGAAAACTCACGTTTCCACCGAAGTAAGAGTCCTCGGGGTATCGACCAGTGGCAACAGCGGCATTTGAGGCAATTCCAGAGTTGATAGAGTAAATCGAACGGAATGAGTCGACGTATACTTTCAAACTAGAGAGGGCCTTGTCAGAGCAGGGTTGGAACGAAACTGAATCACATCCTGCAGTCGGATCAAAGGTATGGATGGAAGCCAAAGCTGTATTTGCATCCTTTCCCGAGCGTCCTCCGCCAGTGTTTGCAGTGATATAGCCGCCGGAGGGGTTCCAGTATGACTAAAAATAACATGAGCCGTCATCATTATTCCAACCGACCTGAACTTGCCTGCATGAAGCAGAGAATGTTGTTTGCCTGGGTAGTATATCCCGATACAACAGATGTCTGGCCGATAGCGCTGGCGAGTGCAGCTCCTTGGCGAAGAGAGCGATGCTGAACGGCAGATGTAAAGAACGAACTGGACTGGACTTCTTCCCAAAGATCAAACCTAAGTATTGTTTTCAATTTCTGGACAAATGAAGATGGTTCAAAGGTTAATACCCGGTCTGGTTCCAGTTAGCGGCGACGTAGTCGAGGTCAAGCTTGATGATTGGCCATAGCGTAGAGGTGACGAATGTAGTGTTGGAATTAGCGATTAACCAGTTAGCATAAGTTATCAAGGCGGTGGATCGTAGTGCTGGCCCGTCTATGTGTTTGGAGTTGGATTGAGAAATAATCATAAATGGTGGAGAGATGACACTTACCGCGTTGCGGCCTAGGTGGTTTTAAATGCAAAACGTTTGTCAATGGTTGAACGACGATATATGACGCTATCATGGCTCACCTTCCCCATGCCCCAGTGAATGCCGACAAATCAATATTAAACTTCGGCTCTCCAAGACCCCCCGAAGAGATACTTCCACTGGGATTTGACACTTGCTGCTGGATAGCTTGCGCAGAGACGTAGTTGTCAATCGTCCCACGTAAACTAGTGTCTCCGCGAATGAACCTAAACACAGAGGTAAATCACAGGCCATGACTTTTTCAAGGTGAGGGACAGACTGGTCAATAACGGTTTTGTACACCAAAGCCGAGTCTCGAGTCCATGTAAAGAGATAGTCggggttgttgttgctgggaCTAGCAATGACCACTCCAGCCTGCGGAGCCCATTTGTCAGTGCAACATTCCTGCATATCTTTGACCCTTGCCTACCTTAGCACCCGACGCCTTTGCTCCAGATGGTCCGATGTTGGCCAGCAAACCTGCTTTGGCAATGGGTGACTCGGTTGCAACAAATGAATCCACGACGCTCGATTGAGCGAGAACCGAGGCGCAGAAAGCTAACGTTGTGAGGAGTATAGTTCTCATCCTGAATATGAGTATCCTTGAAAGAagctgaggatgaagactcGAAGAAATGACCCATGCTTTATATAGGGGAACCGACTGAAGAGCCGTTCAAGGTTACTTCTTCCTGATGATGCAGTCGAAATTGGTACTAAAAATAGACACGGAGAAAATGCTGACAGGACTGAGGATAGCCCCAATGGAAGGCCAATTACCGCATGGGTAATGATGTTACGATCGGTGAGGACAGAGTGATTATAGTGCCCGGCGTGACGCATCTGATTGTTGGTACACACGGGTGACTTATTTCCCTTGTTTCTGAGGTCAACTGACTCCTTATGTCGACTGAGGTTGGTTGGCcgggcaaaaaaaaaacagagtaCCGTTTGAACATAAACATGGTTTTCATCTGGGAGTTGAACGTTGAAGACTTGGGGCACACTGAGGAAGAAGACTCATTGTAATAAATGATCGAATCACAGAAAGGTGGAGGACTCTTGAAGGAGACTGAAGGAAATACATGGAGCTAAGTTCCAACCCAAATTTCTCACCTATCAAGGATACGATACCTCTTGAATGTGTTCAGGATGCTCCAATGCGCTTATATTAATACATACCGACAGTTCGCAAAGCGGATCTCTTAGGAGAACCTTCTTTCTTTAGTTCTTCACACCAAATAAAGTATAAATCTAGTCTGGGGGAGTCTGGGGTAGACCGCCTGATTGTCAAAAGTGTCTGTTCTCTCATGTTTTGTATCTCCACATACTGAGCCAGTTGCATATTTTCTCTTCCAGTCCTGTTTTCTTGAATATAATATTACTAGTTATTTTGAAGGCTTATACGGAACTACAATATGAAAAAAACGACACCACACCACACGCAGACCGGCACATATAAAGAGGGCAAGTCAAAACCTTGATCATAATGCCCCGCGGATGATGATCTGAGCAGTATAGATGATGCGTTGCCAGCATTCGAGTGATGTCTCCATTTGCCATAATGTGTCTGCGATTAAGCCTGATACACCGATTTGTTCATTGAGATTTTCCTCATACGTTGATGCGGGCAGTGTTTGTTCCTTACATCCTTCTCTGTTGTCGAGAGGGGGAGAGAGTACGATCTATGGTATATTCCCAGGTCGCTCAGGAATTATTTCTTTGGATCATGCAGTTAAAGTATGTATTCACACACAAAGAATATCCAAGGTAACCAAAAATGTGTATAAAGGATTATCTCAGTTTCACGGACTCGTCGAGCGTTCTAATACTTTGACTATCATCTACTATGCTCTCATGCTTTATCCCGTGGTTTTTGTTTTCGCATTGGCAATCTAGCTAACCACAACGACTTTGGGTCTACTACGTCGTAAACTTTCACCAAGTTATAAATATCGCATTTTTTCTCGAAGATTTTCGAAATATTGCATGTGAAATTAGGAGCATACACTACACGCAAGCCTGACTATAGCACTTGACCGAAGAAATACACTGCCGGGTCCGCAGTaaccaaaagaacattcTAATGACACGTTTATTCATACCTAAGTCCGTGTAACGGACCGTCTCGCGTGGTCGAGTCTACGATCGCACTGAAACGCGGATTTGCCAATTTTTTAGAACTTTGCTCCACTGAGAAAATCGGCGATTAGGACTGCTCGCAAAACGGGGGCTTGGATGGATAAAAATGGTAAATGGggtcttcttttctttgaagtTAATGcgctcatcttcatccttcTCTGTCCCTGGATGGATCATTTTGTGGGGGTGGAGAACCACCCCCATTTGAAGGAATACGCCAAGTAGAACCTGATAGCAGCCTATGCATAATGAGAACAAACTTGATATTTGTTATACTTGTTGAAAAGGAAGCTTCATATTGAGCGAACAGATAGGCATACACTGATACCA
This portion of the Psilocybe cubensis strain MGC-MH-2018 chromosome 12, whole genome shotgun sequence genome encodes:
- a CDS encoding putative secreted protein (putative secreted protein ARB_06907) is translated as MRTSLLSVLAVAAAISSSVASVLPRALPTPVSVATAKTYLAALTVEAESNSPAYNRDLFKHWTTVSGSCNTRETVLKRDGTNVVVGSNCAATSGSWVSPYDNVPTNLASDLDIDHVVPLKEAWVSGARTWTNAQREAFANDLVRPQLIAVTDSLNQAKGDKDPAEWMVPLASYRCTYVRAWIHVKYHYKLSVDQAEKTALTNYINAC
- a CDS encoding Glucoamylase (Glucoamylase ARB_02327-1) codes for the protein MRTILLTTLAFCASVLAQSSVVDSFVATESPIAKAGLLANIGPSGAKASGAKAGVVIASPSNNNPDYLFTWTRDSALVYKTVIDQFIRGDTSLRGTIDNYVSAQAIQQQVSNPSGSISSGGLGEPKFNIDLSAFTGAWGSVISPPFMIISQSNSKHIDGPALRSTALITYANWLIANSNTTFVTSTLWPIIKLDLDYVAANWNQTGFDLWEEVQSSSFFTSAVQHRSLRQGAALASAIGQTSVVSGYTTQANNILCFMQSYWNPSGGYITANTGGGRSGKDANTALASIHTFDPTAGCDSVSFQPCSDKALSSLKVYVDSFRSIYSINSGIASNAAVATGRYPEDSYFGGNPWYLTTAAVAEQLYDALIVWKKQGSLEVTSISLPFFQQFSSSVAVGTYASTTSTFTTLTNGVQNFAEGTLAIIAKFTPSNGGLSEQFIKTSGVPTSANDLTWSYASMLTAFASRSGVVPEAWGAKGLVASASCGTSAGAGTVQVTFNVQATTVFGENIYLTGSLDALKDWSPDNAMILSAANYPTWSITVSLPASTSFQYKYIRKFNGAVTWESDPNNSNTTPASGSFTINDTWR